GTACCAGGATGATCCTAAAGTCACTCATTTAAAAGCTGTCAAaagaattttgagatatatAGCTGGGACAGTTGACTTAGGTTTGTGGTACACCAAAGAAACAAACACCAATTTAGTGGGTTTTAGTGATGCTGACTGGGCTGGAAACCTAGATAATAGAAAAAGTACCACTGGTGGATGTTTTTATCTTGGTAACAATTTGGTGTCATGGTATAGTAGAAAGCAAAATTGTGTGTCTCTGTCCactgctgaatctgaatatgttGCAGCTGCTAGTTGTTGCTCACAACTTTtgtggatgaatcaaatgattAAAGATTATGGATTCAATAGTGACACCTTAATTGTGTACTGTGACAATTCaagtgcaattgatatttcaaaaaatccagtgcaacactctcgaacaaaacacatagacattagacatcattttattcgagatttggtTGAGAAGGGTATAATTCGAATGGAATTTGTTGGAACTGAGAATCAACTGgctgatatttttacaaaaccactagattttgagagattttccaATCTTAGGAAGTCTCTCAGCTTGTGTGCACAATGATCACTCACGGATGTTGTCCTGGGTGTTACAACACCTGCGGACAACACTCAGCATGCATGTGCATCTTATTTATTTAGGATAGTAGACATATTGCATTCATCCTGTTTTGTGTGAAGTCTGTACAAGTGAAGGATACTGAATGGTGTGCTCTCAGTTGATAATCAAAttttctcacaaaaattttcTAAAGTGTGGATTATGCTCAATCTAAGTCATTAAGTAGTTGATGATGTTTGTGTGTCACATGACCTTGTCCAATGTGAGAAATGACTTGGAAAAATCCTGATCAATAAGGTGAAAAATAGAAAGGAGGAGAAGAATAGAACAAAAATgtttagaagaaaatggaaaaagctacctagaggagtccaatgaagaccgttcttctagaGTGAGAGCTACCACTTCTAAGTCAAAATACagatggaaaaagctacctagaggagtccaatgaagaccgttcttctagaGTGGGAGCTACCATGTCTGAATTAAAAATGATTGTGAGTGTTGCCAGGAGGTGTTGCCAACACTTAAGTACAGACAGATCACAGTTTGATCACATGCGTGTGTATTTCATTTTTGATCATNAGTGTGTATTTCATTTTTGATCATATTTTAGGCATAAATATGAGTCATTCATTCTGATGTTATGTAAATTCATCAAGTCCAGTGGGCTATCAgtttttaattcatgaaatacgAAGGAAAACCTAACcaacttaattttaaaatatcttgatCTCTAACCGTTTGTGGGGACAATTCGACGTGGTGTTTTATCCTGACTGATTTCTTGAAATGATGATTGCACTGTTTCAGAAAAGTTACCGTCGGGTGAGAGTAAAAACTGGTTTGGTAAGGTGATGAAGTCGCGGCTTAACAAAATGTTACCGTTGGAGGGCTGTGTTTAAATAATTAGGAATGGATGAGGAATGACTTTACCGTCTTTAATTTTCCCTCACATTCTAAAATTTCTCCTGCCctcattattcatttttttgcaTAAGCTATCTCTGTTCTTCGTGATTGTCTGTGTTCTTCGAACAACTCTACTTCTTTTGTTCTTGATTTCGCAGATGGCTGGCTTCGATCCTCACGACATTAGGAGTGAAATGGCTGCGAGCATGCGTGGAGAGTCACCTGACACAACACCCACCGCCGAAGCAAATGTTGAGGGACGGGAAATTGTGGCTGTGCCAGGAGAACCAATTCCGCTGGAAATAATCGCCCCTGGTGAACCTGGGAACGAGATCAACGTTGAGAATCCACCGGACTTTGACGTCCTGAATAAAGCTTTTCCCCCCACTCCTATGCCGCGAAGGTCCAAGAGACAAGCAGGGTTTGATCCTGACTTTGTTCCAATCAAAAAGCCTCGAGCATCTACCTCTTCAAATCTTCTGGACCCTGATTTCTCATCTGGAGATGACTCcgatgatgatgattttgagttGGTGGCTCGCCCCAAACCAACTGTTGCTGCAAAGAAACCCAGTTCTACTTCTGATGTTCAACAGCAAAACCCCGTCACGGAACCACAAAATGTTGCAGATGAAAGATTCCCTGCTGAGCCTGAAGAAGATGAACAATCTCTTGCCGAGTTTCTTGCTCAACTTAAGGAAGAAAAGGCTGCCAAGAAACAAATTTCTAAGGATGATACCCCTGATCCGGAAATGATGAGGGAATTTGAGGAAAATCGACCTGGAGCTTCTGAGAATTACACTTCATCCTCtgtgtctgattttgaatctgaGGAACAAAATGATGCTGAATCTGAAGATATTGGCTCTGAAGAAAGTGAGTCATCTCAAGATGTTGCTGCTACTCCTGCAGGTGTTGAGGCGGATGTGGACAACACCGAGCACAACATTGACTCTGTTGACTATGATCTAAGTAAGTCTTTCTCCACCAAGTTTTATTCTGAAGATGCTTTGGAATTGTGGCCTCTTTTTATTGAGGAGAAAAATGTTGATGTTGCCGCATATGGGACATACAACTTAATTGAGTTTTTAAAGAACCGAAGGTTGTTCTCCACTGTCACTACTGCTATGCCCTACTACCGCCGTGTTGTGTTGGAATTCTACTGCAATCTCCTGGGCAGTATTGGAGTTGA
This is a stretch of genomic DNA from Primulina huaijiensis isolate GDHJ02 unplaced genomic scaffold, ASM1229523v2 scaffold11923, whole genome shotgun sequence. It encodes these proteins:
- the LOC140965701 gene encoding secreted RxLR effector protein 161-like, yielding MGSTEKLFKDDVATGVDNTQYRSIIGSLLYLSASRPDIMFSVCLCARYQDDPKVTHLKAVKRILRYIAGTVDLGLWYTKETNTNLVGFSDADWAGNLDNRKSTTGGCFYLGNNLVSWYSRKQNCVSLSTAESEYVAAASCCSQLLWMNQMIKDYGFNSDTLIVYCDNSKKLPSGESKNWFGKVMKSRLNKMLPLEGCV